A single Pseudomonas sp. MM223 DNA region contains:
- the frmA_2 gene encoding S-(hydroxymethyl)glutathione dehydrogenase (*Name frmA_2) has product MIKSRAAVAFEAKKPLEIVEVDVAMPKAGEVLLRVVASGVCHTDAYTLSGADPEGIFPSILGHEGGAIVEAVGEGVTSVAVGDHVIPLYTPECGKCKFCLSGKTNLCQAIRATQGKGLMPDGTTRFSYKGQQLFHYMGTSTFSEYTVLPEISVAKIQKEAPLEKVCLLGCGVTTGIGAVLNTAKVKPGDTVAIFGLGGIGLSAVIGAVKAKASRIIAVDINPAKFEIARQLGATDCINPKEYDRPIQEVIVDLTDGGVDFSFECIGNVQLMRAALECCHKGWGESVIIGVAGAGQEIATRPFQLVTGRVWRGSAFGGVRGRSELPSYVEMSEKGEIPLDTFITHTMGLEDINKAFDLMHEGKSIRSVIHF; this is encoded by the coding sequence ATGATCAAGTCCCGTGCTGCCGTAGCCTTCGAAGCCAAGAAACCCCTGGAAATCGTCGAAGTCGACGTGGCCATGCCCAAGGCCGGTGAAGTGCTGTTGCGTGTGGTCGCCAGTGGTGTCTGCCACACCGATGCCTACACCCTGTCCGGTGCCGACCCGGAAGGCATCTTCCCGTCGATCCTTGGCCACGAAGGCGGCGCGATCGTCGAAGCGGTAGGCGAGGGCGTGACCTCGGTGGCCGTTGGCGATCACGTGATCCCGCTGTACACCCCGGAATGCGGCAAGTGCAAGTTCTGCCTCTCGGGCAAGACCAACCTGTGCCAGGCCATTCGCGCTACCCAAGGCAAGGGCCTGATGCCAGACGGCACCACGCGCTTCTCGTACAAGGGCCAGCAGCTGTTCCACTACATGGGCACCTCGACCTTCTCCGAGTACACCGTGCTGCCGGAAATCTCCGTGGCCAAGATCCAGAAAGAGGCACCGCTGGAAAAGGTCTGCCTGCTGGGCTGTGGCGTTACCACCGGGATCGGCGCAGTGCTCAACACCGCCAAAGTCAAACCGGGTGACACCGTGGCCATCTTCGGCCTGGGCGGCATCGGCCTGTCGGCAGTGATCGGTGCGGTGAAGGCCAAGGCCTCGCGCATCATCGCCGTCGACATCAACCCGGCCAAATTCGAGATCGCCCGCCAACTGGGTGCCACCGACTGCATCAACCCGAAAGAATATGACCGCCCGATCCAGGAAGTGATCGTCGACCTCACCGACGGTGGCGTGGACTTCTCCTTCGAGTGCATCGGCAACGTGCAACTGATGCGCGCTGCCCTGGAATGCTGCCACAAGGGCTGGGGCGAGTCGGTCATCATCGGTGTAGCCGGTGCCGGCCAGGAAATCGCCACCCGTCCGTTCCAGCTGGTCACCGGCCGCGTCTGGCGTGGTTCGGCGTTCGGCGGCGTGCGTGGCCGCAGCGAGCTGCCAAGCTACGTGGAAATGTCCGAGAAGGGCGAGATTCCATTGGACACCTTCATCACCCACACCATGGGCCTGGAGGACATCAACAAAGCCTTCGACCTGATGCACGAAGGCAAGAGCATCCGCAGCGTAATCCACTTCTGA